A single Paenibacillus sp. FSL R5-0517 DNA region contains:
- a CDS encoding sugar-binding domain-containing protein: MNLSDIAKARHTLNFNGTWQFRLDLEPDEHIAQKILPPSQCENTSWETIQIPGSWEEQGYGEEPEYERLDTWTKIREYEGSAWYAQDVHIPSDDPGCQYVFRLEGVRWTTDLWMNGHYAGQQDSLVNQQKWNVTSLVKQGEVNRVEMRVDNTMKLPLAGSHIHSLHTATAWGGITGGVYLDCLPPCRLETLRIQPDAEHGTILVGCTVSAPASKADRAVQLHVDIQHPDGTWLDRYSSHVKLEARPPTDPSSVGSTECQAVIDHWRLELGAEKSVARWSDESPKMYKAVVRLFDGERELDQVEQTFGVRSLVADGKQLKLNGTPVYLRGYVDCCIFPLTGYPVWDKAHYIRQFRVARSYGFNHVRLHGWSAPEPFWDAADEEGMLVQAELPHWSRFFEKSDQSAPAEVLTYLTQELDGLLLSLHRHPSFVMFSMGNELIGANGHPELNAWVSRAKEMDPTRLYTDNTGFGQLPAQGREGDYYIQSLNWHPPLESAYSAVPDTTLDYHAVTRLAEHPVIGHEHAQYTMYVRPQERDKYTGVLRPSWLLPIEESLTRKGMMADLEHFQQASGTHLVRSLKEAMERIRRTPDATGVQLLDIRDFPGQGHATTGILDVFWDDKGITTPEEFMQFNSDVVVLLSCKERTFYAGESIDVDVRISHYGKVPLENVSIHWKLISDEVVHTEGEWRTGDIQCGSVISMGSIVATAPREGAAAFRIEAELRSGDSDIHATNVWHGWSFPLYQSHPGSNRIWNTVVELQPFLGEAHNDRVDHIDGFRLLKHGKIDLVIAQSLTPNVVDYVVNGGTVWLQPIAEGLYDSVETKYLPVFWNYLMFATQPGATMGMYLRDQVPLLGSFPHDGASDWHWYHLVNGTPAICLDTLPGVEPLIEVVDHFHRAKRLAYAFEATIGKGKILVSSLPFTNLSLMKRPEASYLFQEILAYLHGDHFQPESSISVAQLLGIAKLQTIQFTL, from the coding sequence ATGAATTTGTCTGATATAGCTAAGGCACGTCATACATTGAACTTCAATGGAACATGGCAGTTTCGATTGGATCTGGAGCCCGATGAGCATATTGCACAAAAGATACTACCGCCTTCACAGTGTGAAAATACATCATGGGAGACCATTCAGATTCCCGGTTCATGGGAAGAGCAAGGATACGGAGAAGAGCCTGAATACGAAAGGCTCGATACCTGGACCAAAATACGTGAGTATGAAGGCTCGGCCTGGTATGCTCAAGATGTTCATATTCCTTCAGATGACCCTGGCTGCCAGTATGTATTTCGACTGGAAGGGGTTCGCTGGACAACGGATCTCTGGATGAATGGGCATTATGCCGGGCAGCAGGATAGTCTGGTGAATCAACAAAAGTGGAATGTCACCTCTCTGGTGAAGCAGGGAGAAGTGAATCGGGTGGAGATGCGCGTGGATAATACGATGAAACTTCCGCTGGCCGGAAGCCATATACATTCATTGCATACAGCTACAGCCTGGGGTGGAATTACCGGTGGGGTTTATCTGGACTGTCTGCCTCCATGTCGACTAGAGACGTTACGCATTCAACCCGATGCTGAACATGGGACCATTCTGGTGGGCTGTACTGTAAGCGCTCCCGCAAGTAAAGCGGATAGAGCTGTTCAATTACATGTGGATATCCAGCATCCTGATGGCACGTGGCTTGATCGATATAGTTCTCATGTGAAGCTGGAAGCTCGACCGCCAACTGATCCAAGCTCAGTAGGTTCAACTGAGTGCCAAGCTGTAATTGATCATTGGCGATTGGAACTTGGGGCAGAGAAGTCTGTCGCCAGATGGTCGGATGAATCTCCCAAAATGTATAAAGCCGTGGTCCGTCTGTTTGATGGTGAACGGGAACTGGATCAGGTAGAGCAGACATTTGGTGTACGTTCTCTGGTTGCAGATGGTAAGCAGCTCAAATTGAATGGAACGCCTGTCTATTTACGCGGCTATGTGGATTGCTGCATCTTTCCACTCACAGGTTATCCCGTCTGGGACAAGGCACATTACATTCGCCAGTTTCGAGTCGCCAGATCGTATGGCTTCAATCATGTCCGGCTGCATGGGTGGAGCGCGCCGGAGCCTTTCTGGGATGCGGCTGATGAAGAGGGCATGCTGGTGCAGGCAGAGCTGCCCCATTGGTCTCGATTCTTTGAAAAGTCAGATCAGTCAGCGCCGGCTGAAGTGTTGACCTATCTGACACAGGAACTGGACGGGTTGCTCCTGTCATTACACAGACATCCTTCATTTGTCATGTTCTCCATGGGGAATGAACTTATCGGTGCGAATGGCCATCCGGAACTTAATGCATGGGTCTCCAGGGCAAAAGAGATGGACCCAACCCGTTTATATACGGATAATACAGGTTTTGGACAGCTTCCAGCGCAAGGGCGGGAAGGGGATTATTATATTCAGTCGTTGAACTGGCATCCCCCGCTGGAGTCTGCATATTCTGCTGTACCAGATACAACACTGGACTATCATGCCGTTACCAGACTTGCAGAGCATCCGGTAATTGGACATGAACATGCACAATACACCATGTATGTGCGGCCTCAGGAAAGAGACAAATATACGGGCGTTCTGCGTCCCTCCTGGTTGCTACCCATTGAGGAATCGCTTACTCGCAAAGGAATGATGGCAGATCTGGAGCATTTTCAACAAGCCAGCGGTACACATCTGGTACGATCCTTAAAAGAAGCCATGGAGCGGATCAGACGAACACCGGATGCTACGGGCGTGCAATTGCTGGATATCCGTGATTTTCCGGGTCAGGGACATGCTACGACGGGTATTCTGGATGTATTCTGGGACGACAAAGGCATTACAACACCTGAAGAATTCATGCAATTCAACTCCGATGTGGTCGTGTTGCTAAGCTGCAAGGAGCGTACATTTTACGCTGGAGAATCCATTGATGTGGATGTTCGCATATCTCACTATGGTAAAGTTCCACTTGAAAATGTATCCATACATTGGAAGTTGATTAGCGATGAAGTGGTACATACCGAAGGGGAATGGAGAACCGGAGATATTCAATGTGGGTCCGTCATTTCAATGGGAAGCATTGTTGCTACTGCGCCTCGTGAGGGGGCGGCAGCGTTTCGGATTGAAGCAGAGCTGCGGTCAGGTGATTCGGACATTCATGCAACCAATGTATGGCATGGCTGGTCGTTTCCTTTGTATCAGTCCCATCCGGGTTCGAATCGGATCTGGAATACAGTTGTAGAGTTGCAGCCATTCCTAGGTGAAGCGCATAATGATCGCGTAGATCACATCGATGGATTCCGGTTGTTGAAACATGGAAAGATCGACTTGGTTATCGCTCAGTCCTTAACACCCAATGTTGTTGATTATGTAGTCAACGGTGGAACTGTTTGGCTACAGCCAATCGCAGAAGGACTATATGATTCAGTGGAGACCAAATATCTGCCTGTATTCTGGAATTACCTTATGTTCGCTACACAGCCTGGTGCAACGATGGGCATGTATTTGAGAGATCAGGTACCACTGCTGGGCTCTTTCCCTCATGATGGAGCTTCCGACTGGCATTGGTATCATCTTGTAAATGGTACACCAGCGATATGTTTGGATACTTTGCCAGGAGTGGAGCCGCTGATCGAGGTGGTGGACCACTTCCATCGGGCCAAACGACTTGCTTATGCATTTGAGGCAACTATAGGGAAGGGCAAGATTCTGGTGTCCTCACTTCCTTTTACTAACCTGTCGTTAATGAAGCGTCCGGAAGCCTCCTATTTATTTCAGGAAATACTTGCGTATCTGCATGGAGATCACTTTCAACCGGAAAGCTCCATATCGGTTGCACAATTGCTCGGGATCGCCAAACTGCAGACCATTCAATTTACATTGTAG
- a CDS encoding response regulator transcription factor — protein MYKVFLVDDEPSIREGLTTIIDWEKYGFQVIATAASGREAISRFEELEPDLTIIDIRMPGMTGLDVIEEVRRNHPDSHFLILSGYADFDYAKKAISFGVDGYLLKPVDEDEIISELERIATILTRERETMARQAGEDTVYLEHQIEALLFDSLEGAGSMEEDSLGLHWPHYQIILLEMHAAPDLQRGSVMKRKLIEAFDQKDRGIVFSFHSGLGLLSKETITSESSARILYDELEGLLGEWEVHMYGAAGEPVHFTSEIARSFTQANRTLGERFLFTEKRIMLWTEGSEGKGVAKPGVEAVDGTHEPVEDELADKLYYALDIRSSESVMRVLAEMEERLVPYHRTEQAIKTAFSQVFSLAFNKLAATNQHMHSIMQEHSVLLNEVYHQFTMSDLKVMALEHFNRLIQRMGGGSKDTVLKQMIEFIQRNPGENLKLEVLAEVFNYNSSYLGKLFKNHTGEYFNAFLDKVRMEKAKELLDEGLKVHQVAARVGYANVDYFHSKFKKYVGESPSAYKQARTQSSSKASMADLNEE, from the coding sequence ATGTATAAAGTGTTTTTGGTGGATGACGAACCGAGCATACGTGAGGGACTGACAACCATTATCGATTGGGAAAAATACGGATTCCAGGTCATCGCTACAGCTGCAAGCGGGCGTGAGGCTATCTCCCGGTTTGAGGAATTGGAGCCTGATCTGACGATTATTGATATTCGCATGCCCGGTATGACCGGGCTGGATGTGATTGAAGAAGTGCGCCGGAATCATCCGGATTCGCACTTTTTGATATTGAGCGGTTATGCCGATTTTGATTATGCCAAGAAAGCCATCAGTTTTGGTGTGGATGGTTATCTGCTCAAACCGGTGGATGAAGATGAGATCATCAGTGAACTGGAGCGGATTGCTACGATCCTGACCCGTGAACGGGAGACAATGGCACGTCAAGCTGGTGAAGATACTGTCTATCTGGAGCACCAGATTGAGGCGTTGCTCTTTGACAGTTTGGAAGGTGCGGGCAGCATGGAAGAAGATAGCCTGGGGCTGCACTGGCCTCATTATCAGATTATTCTGCTTGAGATGCATGCGGCCCCCGATCTGCAACGAGGAAGTGTTATGAAACGCAAACTGATTGAAGCGTTTGATCAGAAAGACCGGGGCATCGTATTCTCGTTCCATTCCGGTCTGGGGTTGTTAAGCAAGGAAACAATCACATCCGAGTCATCTGCAAGAATTCTTTATGATGAGCTGGAAGGACTTCTGGGAGAATGGGAGGTCCACATGTATGGTGCTGCGGGTGAACCCGTACATTTCACTTCTGAAATCGCGCGTTCATTCACGCAGGCGAATCGTACACTCGGTGAACGCTTCTTGTTCACAGAGAAGCGCATCATGCTGTGGACTGAAGGTAGCGAAGGCAAAGGCGTTGCTAAGCCAGGAGTTGAAGCTGTGGATGGAACACATGAGCCCGTTGAGGACGAACTCGCGGACAAGCTGTATTATGCGTTAGACATCCGTAGCAGTGAGTCCGTTATGCGGGTACTGGCTGAGATGGAAGAGCGCTTGGTCCCGTATCACCGAACAGAGCAAGCGATCAAAACGGCTTTCTCCCAAGTGTTCTCCCTAGCGTTCAACAAGCTTGCAGCTACGAATCAACATATGCACTCCATTATGCAGGAACATTCGGTTCTGCTTAATGAAGTCTATCATCAATTTACGATGTCGGATCTCAAGGTCATGGCATTGGAACATTTTAATCGCCTTATTCAACGTATGGGTGGGGGGAGCAAGGATACTGTATTGAAACAGATGATTGAATTTATCCAACGTAACCCTGGCGAAAATCTCAAGCTGGAGGTACTTGCTGAAGTGTTTAACTATAACAGCAGTTACTTGGGGAAGTTGTTCAAGAATCATACTGGAGAGTATTTCAATGCATTCCTGGACAAGGTTCGTATGGAAAAGGCCAAGGAATTGCTGGATGAAGGATTGAAGGTCCATCAGGTCGCGGCGAGAGTCGGGTATGCGAATGTGGACTACTTCCACAGTAAATTCAAGAAATATGTTGGGGAATCTCCTTCTGCTTACAAACAGGCGAGAACCCAATCTTCGTCCAAAGCATCAATGGCTGACCTAAACGAGGAATGA
- a CDS encoding histidine kinase, which yields MFKRLIRTTNNLKLKHKLLISYVLVVMIPVLIVGLAVTSYFRQQALDNAIGQTIINVDKIKSQTATMLRVPTDISNLLMFNADLKEIVNKRYKSVVELTSAYLAYKDFQEYRRLYREIAGIRFYSTNPTLINNLEFIPVDKQTEESYWYQQALKTTSIGWFYIPDKEDNPVHKLSLVRKVPFAEYRTEGVLMIVINQDELNGLLRQEQFETMITDEQGYVVAAKNTELVGKTLDELDFGVDLQNQAKGTIEADFRGEPSNIVIDELGPGSSMNSLKVISVFATKNIVKDANTVSMIGMIFITLVLVIALLFVYIISFLTSNRLLRLSKHLNKLALGDLNVTSRIDGNDEIGQLSRQFNYMVKSINELMTQVVEATEQNNQLEIAQKEIKLKMMASQINPHFLFNALESIRMKAHIKGEAEIANIVRLLGKLMRKSLEIGSGKTTFRAELEMVRSYLEIQKFRYGDRLAFQIDIDPEVEKMYIPPLIIQPLVENAIVHGLENKEGTVRVHISIRLVENIVQIRVDDNGAGITPERLAEVMQFICGPEEQEKSRIGMRNVHQRLTLTYGEPYGLQMKSVYGEGTEVSFTLPAGGDQHV from the coding sequence ATGTTTAAAAGGCTGATACGAACCACCAATAATCTCAAATTAAAGCATAAATTGCTCATTTCCTATGTACTGGTTGTCATGATTCCGGTATTGATTGTTGGTCTTGCTGTGACCAGTTATTTTCGCCAGCAAGCCCTGGACAATGCGATAGGACAGACAATCATCAATGTGGACAAGATCAAGAGCCAGACGGCGACGATGCTGCGTGTACCAACGGATATATCCAATCTTTTAATGTTTAATGCGGATCTCAAGGAGATCGTGAATAAACGGTATAAGAGCGTTGTGGAGCTAACCTCGGCTTATCTTGCGTACAAAGACTTTCAGGAGTACAGGCGTTTGTACCGTGAGATAGCCGGCATTCGTTTTTACTCAACTAACCCAACATTGATCAACAACCTCGAATTCATCCCGGTAGACAAGCAGACGGAAGAGAGCTACTGGTACCAACAGGCATTGAAAACAACCAGCATCGGGTGGTTCTACATTCCAGACAAGGAAGATAATCCTGTACACAAGCTCAGCTTGGTACGCAAAGTACCTTTTGCCGAATATCGGACCGAGGGCGTATTGATGATTGTCATCAATCAGGATGAACTGAATGGATTGCTCCGTCAGGAACAGTTTGAGACGATGATTACGGACGAGCAGGGGTATGTGGTTGCAGCAAAAAATACCGAACTGGTAGGGAAAACGCTGGACGAGCTTGATTTTGGCGTTGATCTGCAGAATCAGGCAAAGGGAACCATTGAAGCAGATTTCCGGGGGGAGCCCTCCAACATTGTTATTGATGAGTTGGGTCCTGGATCGAGCATGAACAGTCTGAAGGTTATTTCGGTTTTTGCCACCAAAAATATCGTCAAAGACGCGAACACCGTCAGCATGATTGGCATGATTTTCATTACACTTGTGCTCGTTATCGCCCTATTATTCGTATATATCATCTCGTTCCTCACTTCCAACCGATTACTCCGGCTGAGTAAACACCTCAACAAGCTGGCATTAGGTGATCTGAATGTGACTTCGCGGATTGATGGAAACGATGAGATTGGACAATTGTCACGACAGTTCAACTATATGGTGAAAAGTATCAATGAACTCATGACGCAGGTAGTAGAAGCGACAGAACAGAACAATCAATTGGAAATCGCCCAAAAAGAGATTAAACTGAAAATGATGGCGAGCCAGATCAATCCACATTTCTTGTTTAATGCACTGGAGTCCATTCGGATGAAAGCGCATATTAAGGGAGAAGCGGAGATTGCCAACATCGTCAGACTGCTGGGCAAGCTGATGCGCAAGAGTCTGGAGATTGGCAGTGGAAAAACAACCTTCCGGGCTGAACTAGAAATGGTACGTTCCTATTTGGAAATTCAGAAATTCCGTTACGGCGACCGTCTTGCATTCCAGATTGACATTGATCCCGAGGTGGAGAAGATGTACATTCCGCCTCTCATTATTCAACCTTTGGTTGAGAATGCGATTGTCCATGGTCTGGAGAACAAAGAGGGCACAGTCCGTGTTCATATAAGTATTCGTTTAGTAGAGAACATTGTGCAGATCCGTGTGGATGACAATGGTGCAGGCATAACGCCAGAACGACTGGCTGAGGTGATGCAGTTTATCTGTGGACCGGAGGAACAGGAGAAGAGTCGGATCGGCATGCGTAATGTACATCAACGCTTAACATTGACGTACGGGGAGCCATATGGATTGCAGATGAAGAGTGTATATGGGGAAGGAACAGAGGTTTCTTTCACCTTGCCAGCAGGAGGGGACCAACATGTATAA
- a CDS encoding OsmC family protein: MNVTTVWKGKRAFTSEGPSGYAVGMDATAAYGGDSKGATPMELLLAGLGGCMGIDITMILDAFLDKIESIEIEAQGTRSEEMPKGFTSIDLIFKVDGDIPDYRIWKAIQMAEEKYCAVSASLNADIHPKLILNGVSTPRP; this comes from the coding sequence ATGAATGTAACAACCGTATGGAAAGGCAAACGCGCATTTACTTCCGAAGGACCGTCTGGCTACGCGGTTGGCATGGATGCCACTGCTGCTTATGGTGGTGACAGCAAGGGTGCAACCCCGATGGAATTGTTACTGGCGGGTCTCGGCGGCTGTATGGGAATCGATATTACGATGATTCTGGACGCATTCCTGGACAAAATTGAGTCGATTGAGATTGAAGCGCAGGGGACACGCAGCGAAGAGATGCCGAAAGGCTTCACATCCATTGATCTGATCTTCAAAGTCGATGGGGATATCCCGGATTACCGTATCTGGAAAGCCATCCAAATGGCTGAGGAAAAATATTGTGCAGTTTCCGCTTCACTGAACGCCGACATTCATCCGAAGCTAATCCTGAACGGGGTAAGCACACCTCGTCCTTAA
- a CDS encoding amino acid ABC transporter ATP-binding protein, producing MITTTGLTKRFGQNEVLTNIDLHVDAKDIVVLLGPSGSGKSTLLRCLNGLEELSGGQIEVNGVVVKSADSLRVQRARVLEIRRQTGMVFQQFNLYPHKTVLGNVMEGLVTVKKIKRDEAAERGRILLDRVGLSDKQDAYPSRLSGGQQQRVAIARALAMEPEVMLFDEPTSALDPELVGEVLSVMKELAEEGMTMLVVTHELKFARNVANKIVFMADGSIVEEASPQAFFEQPKQERTRRFLQQITEF from the coding sequence ATGATTACAACAACCGGACTTACCAAACGTTTTGGACAAAATGAAGTGCTCACGAACATCGATCTTCATGTCGATGCCAAAGATATTGTTGTATTGCTCGGTCCGAGTGGTTCAGGCAAAAGTACCTTGCTGCGCTGCCTGAACGGACTGGAAGAACTGTCTGGAGGACAGATTGAAGTGAACGGTGTTGTGGTTAAAAGTGCTGATTCGCTGCGTGTACAGCGTGCCCGGGTATTGGAGATTCGCCGCCAGACCGGCATGGTATTCCAGCAGTTCAATCTGTATCCGCACAAGACGGTGCTGGGCAATGTCATGGAAGGTCTTGTGACGGTGAAAAAAATCAAGCGTGACGAAGCGGCCGAACGTGGCCGGATTCTTCTGGATCGCGTGGGCCTGTCGGACAAGCAGGATGCATATCCATCCCGATTGTCCGGTGGACAACAGCAGCGGGTCGCCATTGCACGTGCACTTGCGATGGAGCCTGAAGTGATGCTGTTTGATGAGCCAACTTCTGCCCTTGATCCCGAACTTGTCGGAGAGGTGCTTTCCGTCATGAAGGAGCTGGCAGAGGAAGGCATGACGATGCTGGTCGTGACGCATGAATTGAAGTTTGCCCGTAATGTGGCGAACAAAATCGTCTTTATGGCGGATGGATCGATTGTGGAAGAAGCAAGTCCACAGGCCTTTTTTGAACAGCCGAAGCAAGAGCGCACCCGCCGTTTCTTGCAACAAATTACTGAATTTTGA
- a CDS encoding amino acid ABC transporter permease: MELVFENIPFFLKGAYYTLYVTVISMFFAFIIGLLVAIARLKGPIWLRLIARFYVSIMRGTPLLVQLFVIYYGLVDYGVTLGSLTAACLGLSLNAGAFLSETFRGAIQAVPKGQMEAAYATGMTPAQAMRRIIFPQAVRIAIPPMGNTFIGMLKETSLVAALGVTELLRSAQLLVAQYYVNMPFYLAIGVIYWIMSIGFSAILEQVERRLARAY; this comes from the coding sequence ATGGAACTGGTATTTGAGAATATCCCCTTCTTTCTGAAGGGGGCTTACTATACGTTATACGTAACGGTGATCTCGATGTTTTTTGCATTCATCATCGGATTACTTGTTGCTATTGCTCGTCTGAAGGGTCCGATATGGCTTAGGCTGATCGCAAGGTTTTATGTATCCATCATGCGGGGAACCCCGCTGCTGGTGCAATTATTCGTCATTTATTACGGATTGGTCGATTATGGAGTGACCCTGGGGTCCCTTACAGCTGCTTGTTTGGGACTAAGTCTGAATGCAGGTGCGTTTCTGTCGGAGACGTTCCGTGGAGCGATTCAGGCTGTACCGAAAGGACAGATGGAAGCTGCATACGCAACCGGAATGACCCCGGCTCAAGCAATGAGACGCATTATCTTCCCGCAAGCTGTGCGCATCGCCATCCCGCCGATGGGGAACACGTTTATTGGCATGTTGAAGGAAACATCACTTGTTGCTGCCCTTGGGGTTACAGAGTTGCTGCGTTCGGCACAGCTATTAGTAGCGCAATATTATGTGAATATGCCGTTTTATCTGGCGATCGGTGTGATCTACTGGATTATGAGTATCGGCTTCTCGGCCATTCTGGAACAAGTGGAGCGCCGGTTAGCCCGGGCTTACTGA
- a CDS encoding transporter substrate-binding domain-containing protein, which translates to MKTRKGWSLTAILLMTVLVLSACGSKATDNGGTNGAQASNELEQIKSAGVIKVGMMGTYAPYNFLNDKKEMDGYDADIAREVAKRLGVKVEFVSQEFSGLTPSLQAKKLDAIISQMTITDDRKKVLDFSDPYITNQVKIIVKEDNNDITKLEDFKGKTIGVGLGTNDETYLRNEVLPKVGDFTIKTYDDVISSLKDLNAGRIDATINNMYALKPIVDANGFNIKAVGEPIKSDQAGIAVRKDNPELVAALNDALKGMKDDGTYNTIFKKWFGEEPAQ; encoded by the coding sequence TTGAAAACGCGTAAAGGCTGGTCTTTGACAGCGATTCTGCTGATGACTGTGCTGGTACTTAGTGCTTGTGGAAGTAAGGCAACAGACAATGGGGGCACGAATGGTGCACAGGCAAGCAATGAACTGGAGCAGATCAAGTCTGCTGGCGTGATTAAAGTGGGCATGATGGGCACATACGCACCATACAACTTCCTGAACGATAAGAAAGAAATGGACGGTTATGATGCCGATATCGCACGTGAGGTTGCGAAGCGTCTTGGGGTTAAGGTTGAATTTGTATCCCAGGAGTTCTCTGGTCTGACACCAAGTCTGCAAGCGAAGAAGCTGGATGCTATTATCAGCCAGATGACCATTACCGATGATCGTAAGAAAGTTCTCGACTTCAGTGATCCGTATATTACGAACCAAGTGAAAATCATTGTAAAAGAAGACAATAACGATATCACCAAGCTGGAAGATTTCAAAGGAAAAACAATTGGCGTAGGTCTGGGTACAAATGATGAGACGTATCTGCGTAATGAAGTGTTGCCTAAAGTGGGAGACTTCACGATTAAAACCTATGACGATGTCATCTCTTCACTGAAAGACCTGAATGCTGGACGGATTGACGCCACAATTAACAATATGTATGCACTGAAACCGATTGTGGACGCTAATGGCTTCAATATCAAAGCCGTAGGCGAACCAATCAAGAGTGACCAGGCAGGTATTGCTGTTCGCAAAGACAATCCGGAACTCGTTGCAGCATTGAATGACGCGCTCAAAGGCATGAAAGATGATGGCACATACAACACCATCTTCAAAAAATGGTTTGGTGAAGAGCCTGCGCAATAA
- a CDS encoding TetR/AcrR family transcriptional regulator → MTKINGLEPGEERRDQIIRIAMERFATQGYHQTKISDIVREAGVAQGTFYWHFKSKEAIASEIILTGKEELLEAIGQGYRKDAGSVEDMVKASERLFTDLFMFAAQNRYFMELLLKGIVTEESVQRLVEETRNAVETAFRHNMERAIELGMLPQGMDVPLRAALLVSMIEGMISRWLFGSDELHSKFSAMTASSLAAEAASFEFYGLLGT, encoded by the coding sequence ATGACCAAAATCAACGGTTTGGAACCCGGTGAAGAACGGCGGGACCAAATAATACGCATAGCAATGGAGCGTTTTGCAACCCAAGGTTACCATCAGACGAAAATTTCCGATATCGTCCGTGAGGCTGGTGTGGCGCAAGGGACGTTTTACTGGCATTTCAAAAGCAAAGAAGCCATTGCTTCGGAAATTATATTAACGGGCAAGGAGGAATTGCTTGAGGCGATTGGACAAGGATACCGCAAGGATGCCGGATCGGTAGAAGATATGGTGAAAGCATCGGAGAGGCTATTCACTGACCTGTTCATGTTCGCCGCACAGAATCGATATTTTATGGAACTATTGCTTAAAGGCATCGTGACTGAAGAATCCGTACAACGACTGGTCGAGGAGACACGAAATGCCGTCGAGACTGCGTTCCGACACAATATGGAACGTGCCATCGAACTCGGCATGTTGCCTCAGGGCATGGATGTACCGCTGCGAGCAGCGCTGTTGGTAAGCATGATCGAAGGCATGATATCACGCTGGTTGTTCGGTTCGGATGAGTTGCACAGCAAGTTCTCCGCCATGACAGCTTCTTCGTTGGCAGCTGAGGCAGCAAGCTTTGAATTTTACGGACTATTGGGTACATAA
- the bacA gene encoding undecaprenyl-diphosphate phosphatase, translating into MLSPAYQGGRELDIISSIIMGIIEGLTEFLPVSSTGHMILTAHLLGLSEDNESVKTFEVVVQLGAVLAVVVLYWNKFIDMFRFTGGSRPYSRRLNLGHIFLAMVPAVVIGLVFRDWIKAHLFGPETVLYSLVIGGILMIVAERWSRKSERITTHDVDDISYKQAFAVGIFQILALWPGFSRSGSTISGGLFAGVSRVAAAEFTFLVSVPIMIGATGYDLYKSIDHLNGSDFPIFAIGFIAAFIVAMLAIKTFLSILKKLSLTVFAVYRFVLAAVFFIILM; encoded by the coding sequence ATGCTGTCACCTGCATATCAAGGAGGAAGAGAATTGGACATTATATCATCCATTATTATGGGCATCATCGAAGGTTTGACTGAGTTTTTGCCCGTGTCCTCCACTGGACACATGATTCTGACTGCCCACTTGCTGGGTTTATCGGAGGACAACGAGTCAGTCAAAACGTTTGAGGTGGTTGTTCAACTCGGAGCTGTACTTGCTGTTGTTGTACTGTATTGGAACAAATTCATTGATATGTTCCGCTTCACCGGAGGCAGCAGACCTTACTCCCGCCGCCTCAATCTGGGACATATCTTCCTGGCGATGGTTCCTGCCGTAGTCATTGGACTTGTATTCCGCGACTGGATCAAAGCACATTTGTTTGGTCCGGAGACAGTGCTGTACAGCCTCGTTATAGGTGGTATATTGATGATCGTAGCAGAACGCTGGAGCCGTAAGAGTGAACGAATTACTACCCATGATGTCGATGATATTTCTTACAAACAGGCATTCGCAGTGGGTATATTTCAGATCTTGGCATTGTGGCCAGGCTTCTCCCGTTCCGGATCAACGATCTCAGGCGGTCTCTTTGCAGGGGTAAGCCGCGTAGCCGCTGCGGAGTTCACATTCCTCGTGTCTGTGCCAATTATGATTGGTGCTACGGGATATGACCTGTACAAAAGTATTGATCACCTGAACGGCAGTGATTTCCCGATCTTTGCGATAGGATTCATCGCTGCTTTCATCGTCGCCATGCTTGCGATCAAGACGTTCCTGTCCATTTTGAAAAAATTGAGCCTGACCGTCTTTGCCGTGTATCGCTTCGTCTTGGCAGCCGTGTTCTTTATTATTTTAATGTAA
- a CDS encoding thioredoxin family protein has product MERIQSEQQYLDTINSDGFTVIKFDTTWCPDCKNLDRFIGDVIDQHTDKTFYALDAEKFQPFAEENGVRGIPSLLVFQNGKKIAHLHSKWAKTPAQISEYLETLESKV; this is encoded by the coding sequence ATGGAAAGAATTCAAAGTGAACAGCAATATTTGGATACAATTAACTCTGATGGTTTTACCGTCATTAAATTTGATACAACCTGGTGTCCAGACTGCAAAAACCTGGATCGTTTTATCGGGGATGTTATCGACCAACATACGGACAAAACCTTCTATGCCCTAGATGCAGAAAAGTTCCAGCCGTTTGCTGAAGAAAATGGTGTACGCGGTATTCCAAGCCTGCTTGTCTTCCAAAACGGCAAGAAAATTGCACATCTGCATAGCAAATGGGCTAAAACACCTGCTCAAATCTCCGAGTATCTGGAGACGCTTGAATCCAAAGTTTAA